The following DNA comes from Bradyrhizobium sp. SK17.
GCATTTTCGCGGCGCTCAATCTTTTCTACCAGCCCGAGGCGCTCCGCTCGCGCCTGACGGGCCTTTGGGAGCAGCAATCTCAACTTGGAACATCCGCGGCGATGGCGGTGCAAGTTTATCCGGGCGTTCTGATCGGTGCAGAAGCGCGCTACATGCGGAGTTATGCGAGCCTCAGTGTTGACGCCTTCGTGGGAACTGCGCTCTTCGTCGGTCCTACATTTTATGCACGGCTTTCTGAACGCGCATGGCTTTCAGCGGCGTGGAACGCTCAAGTTGCTGGCCGAGCCGTCAACGCTCCGGGCTTGTTGGACCTTACCAACTACGAGCGCTATCAGGCTAAGCTCCGGTTTGGGTATAATTTTTGATCACCACGAGTGGTTGCTGCAATTCATCCTTTACTGCAAAACCATCGCCTCTCAGATCGGCGAGCTAACGCCCAACATCGTCCTCTGCCAAGATATCGGCACTACGCGACGATCTTCATTCGGATTGTTTACTCGCGCGAACAAGGCGGAGCGAGTGTTTCAGTCTGGGCGCGTGCATCAAGTTGCGAAATAGAGGGAAATTGGCGCCCCACCGTAGATGAAACTGATAACTATGTCTCCGCTGGTGCACTCTGATAACGCCGCCTTGGGCTTGCGTGAACCGCCGAGCGTATCCGGCATTGGCCAGATGCACTGCGATCATTCATTCAGCGCCCACCCCGTACAGCCGATCTTGGCGGCGATCGACAGGATGATTGCCTAGCGAGACGGGGGCTACGGCTCATGATCCAGCACCATCCGCACTGCACGATCCCGCACCTCAGGCGAAAATTTGTTCGTCGTCTTGCTCGTCATCGCTCCACCTTCTCAAGAGTTGGAGCCTCCGACAAACCGGGGCGGTTCAAGCTAAAGCTTCCAACTCTTGAAATTGTGCCGCCGCGCGGGTTACGGCTTCTCAACGTCGCCAAGGGCCATTGTGGATACCTTGCTCTGCGTCGGGCTTGGCCAAGTTGGCGAGACGCGGTGCACCCATCGCAAATGGGCCGCTGACAACCTTTCTGGTGCAGCCGGCTCTCAGATGTCGGCATAGGTATGCGTCTCGGCGGTGGCGCCGGGATGAGTGACTGCGCCCTTTGCCGCCGGCCCCACGGTTTGCGCAAATTTCCATAGCGCACCCGACTGGAAATCGTGACGGCGCGGGCGCCACTCCTTGCGGCGAGCCTCCAATTCCTCGGCCGAGAACTCGACATCGAGCGTGCCCAATTCGGCATCGATGGTGATGATGTCTCCGTCCTTCAGCAGAGCGATCGGGCCGCCAACTGCTGCTTCGGGGCCGACATGGCCAACGCAGAAGCCGCGCGTGGCGCCGGAGAAGCGTCCGTCCGTGATCAGCGCCACCTTGTCGCCCATGCCCTGGCCGTAAATCGCCGCCGTGGTCGCCAGCATCTCGCGCATGCCGGGACCGCCTTTCGGCCCTTCGTAGCGAATGACAATGACCTCGCCCGGCTTGTACTCACGCTTCTGCACGGCGTCGAAAGCCGCCTCCTCGGAGGCGAAGCACCGGGCCGGCCCGCGGAACTTGAGGTCCGTCATGCCGGCCACCTTGACGATCGCGCCCTCCGGGGCGAGCGTGCCGCGCAGACCGACTACGCCGCCGGTGGTGGTGATCGGGTCGGAGATCGGGCGAACAATGTCCTGGTTGGTCGGGAAGACCACGTCGGCCAGGTTTTCGGCGATCATCTTGCCTGTCACCGTGATGCAGTCGCCGTGCAAGTAGCCGCCGTCGAGCAGCGCCTTCAGGATCACCGACACGCCGCCGATCTCGAACAGATCCTTGGCGAGGTAGCGCCCTCCAGGCTTGAGGTCGGCGATATAGGGTGTGCGCTTGAAAATCTCGGCAACCGCATTCAGGTCGAAGTCGATGCCCGCCTCGTGTGCGATTGCCGGCAGATGCAGCGCCACATTGGTCGACCCGCCGGAGGCCGCCACCACGGCGGCGGCGTTCTCCAGCGCCTTGCGGGTGACGATGTCGCGCGGCCTGAGGTCGCGAGCCAACAGGTTCATCACGGCCTTGCCAGACGCTTCCGCGAAGGCGTCACGGCTCTCGTAGGGTGCCGGCGCACCGGTCGAACCGGGCAGTGCGAGGCCGAGCGCCTCGGAGACGCAAGCCATGGTGTTGGCGGTAAACTGGCCGCCGCACGAACCAGCGGAAGGGCAAGCGACACATTCGAGAGCGTGTAGCTCGTCCTCGGAGATTTGGCCGGCCTGGTAGCTGCCCACCGCTTCATAGACGTCCTGCACGGTGACGTCCTTGCCGCGGAAGCGCCCCGGCAGGATCGTACCGCCGTATATGAACACGCTCGGCACGTTGAGGCGGACCATGGCCATCATCATGCCGGGCAGTGACTTGTCGCACCCGGCAAGGCCTACCAGCGCGTCGTAGCAATGGCCGCGCATGGTGAGTTCGACCGAATCTGCGATCACCTCGCGGCTCACCAGCGACGACTTCATGCCCTGGTGGCCCATGGCGATGCCGTCGGTCACGGTGATGGTGGTGAACTCGCGCGGCGTGCCGCCACCCGCCTTGACGCCCAGTTTGACAGCCTGCGCTTGACGGCTGAGGGTGATGTTGCACGGGGCCGCCTCGTTCCAGCACGTGGCGACACCGACGAAGGGCTGTGCGATCTCGGCATCGGTCAATCCCATGGCGTAGAGGAACGACCGATGCGGCGCCCGCTCGGGGCCGACTGTCGTGTGGCGGCTTGGCAGTCTGGATTTGTCGAAATGATGTGCCATGGGTCGGGTTCCCTCATTGAACTGGGATCAAGCTCTTTCAGTCCGCCGGTTCGAGCAGGCGCCAACGAGCTTTGCCCTCCGGGCAGAATACACGCACGTGATCAGCCTCGCCGACCGGCAGCAATTCTGGCGGTTGCCACGGCGATTGCACGAGCGTGACTGTCTCGGTGTTCGGCGGCAGGCCGTAAAACCGTGCGCCGTTGAGCGAAGCGAAGGCTTCGAGCCGATCGAGCGCCCCTTCTTCTTCGAAGACCTGGGCGTACAATTCGAGCGCAACCGGCGCGCTGAAGATGCCGGCGCAGCCGCATGCCGATTCCTTGTCCTGGATCAGGTGCGGCGCCGAATCCGTGCCGAGGAAGAACCGGGGATCGCCCGAGGTCGCGGCGTCCCTCAATGCGAGGCGATGGCCCTCCCGCTTGGCCACGGGCAAACAGTACATATGCGGCCGGATGCCGCCTGCGAACATCGCATTGCGGTTGATCATGAGGTGGTGCGCCGTGATGGTGGCGCCGATGGGACCCTCGGCGTGCTGCACGTAGTCCACGGCTTCGGCGGTCGTAATGTGCTCCAAGACGATCCGCAGCGCGGGGAAATCGGCTCGCAGCCGGACAAGCACCCGGTCTATGAACGCCTTCTCCCTGTCGAAAACGTCCGTTTCCTGATCGGCCACCTCACCATGGAGCAAAAGTGGCATGCCGACGCCCTGCATCCGCTCCAACACCCGGTAGACCCGGCGAATGTCGGTCACGCCGGCGGCGGAGTTCGTGGTGCTGCGCGCCGGATACATCTTGACCGCCGTTAGCACCCCTTCGGCGAAGCCTCTTGCGACGTCTTCGGGACCGGTCTCATCGGTCAGGAAACACGTCATCAGCGGCTCGAACCTCGAGCCGTCGGGCAACACGCGCCGGATCCGATCGCGATAGGCGGCCGCCTGGGCGGCCGTCGTCACCGGCGGATCGAGGTTCGGCATGACGATGGCGCGTCCGAACGTGCGTGCCGTCCAGGGCAGCGCCATGCGCAGCATATCGCCATCGCGAAGGTGCACGTGCCAGTCGTCGGGTTTAGGAAGCATTATCTCATTCACTCGGGTCACCTTCGCCCCGCTTCCCGCGTCTGACGCGCGCCTTGCGGTCTCATCCGGACGCCCATCGGCTCGAGTCTCACCGTCTTCTTCGACTGGTGGCGATCTATGCGGCGCAGCACATCGCCGAGGAAACGCCCTGCTTCGACGATGAATGGTCCTTGTTGAGCATCACCCATTCGGCGCGCTGCCCCCTGGCCGCGTCGGTTGCTTCCGTCCGCCTGGGCGCTCCTTGTTCGACCATCCCAGCCAAGACCTGGGTCGCCCAGATGACAGGCACGTGGGCCGCCTCGCAACGCCAGGGAATGTTCTTTTGGACTTTGCGGATGCGTCCGAAGCCAAGTTCGACAGCCAGATCGAGGGCGCGAGCTATTGCTTGATTTGAGACAGCACGCCGATCTGGTGTCTGAGCGCGTTCGCTCGAAGTTGGTCATCGCTCGCTGGACTTGCTGCCAAGCTCAGCAATCTGGAGCCGAAGCGATCGAAGTGCTGCAAGGATTTCTGCCCGTTCGCTCTGATTTTTCTCAGCCAGGGTTTTCTGTGCATCCGCTTCTCCTGCTTCGTGCTGGCGCTGCATGGCGTCAACCACGATGCCGATAAACAGGTTCAGCACAGTGAAAGACGTCACCAGAATGAACGGCACGAAAAAGATCCATGCCAGTGGGTAGACCTCCATCACCGGGCGGACGATGCCCATCGACCAGCTTTCCAGGGTCATGATCTGAAACAGTGAGTAGGCCGATGCGCCGATCGAGCCGAACCATTCGGGATAGTCGGCCCCGAACAGTTTGGTCGCCATCACCGAGAAAACGTAGAACAATAGCGACAGAAGCCCGAGGATAGAAGCGATTCCAGGCACGGCGGCCAGCAAAGCACCTACCACCCGCCGCATCGACGGCACCGCCGACACCAGTCGTAGCACACGCAGGATTCTGAGCGCCCGCAGGACCGAGAGACTGCCGGTCGCAGGCAGTAGCGCAATCGTCACGATTGCCAGATCAAACAGGTTCCATGGGTCCATGTGAAAACGCGTTCGGTAGACAAGCAGCTTGGCCACCAGTTCAACGACGAACACGCCCAGGATGATCTGGTCCAACAACATCAACTCGGCGCCGATCGACCCCATGATCGTTGGGCTTGTTTCAAGGCCCAGCGTGATTGCGTTGATCACAATCAGCACAATGATCGCGCTCTGAAGTCGAGCCGATTCCAGCACTTCCTGCAGCTTGCCGATAGGGCCCGCCTGACGCGGCGCAATACGGCGCAGATTGTCTTCGGGTCTGCGCGTTTTCTCGGTGCGCGCCGTCATTGGTCTCGATCCTTTGGTTTCATGTCTGCAAGCCCTCCACGCGACCGCAGACCGCACGAGTGAGGCCGAGCCGAGCCTAGATATCAGTCAGTCGTGTGCGTCTGAAGGAGTGCTTCGCGATGGAAGGAGCACAGCTTCTCGTGCACCACTTCAGCTGGGATCGGCAACCCGGATCATTCAGGTCGCGCGTGAGCTTTTCGACTACGACCATGTCGCCGCGCACCTCGCAGTCGGCAAGATGCACCTCGACCGCATAGGTCGTTATCGTGACGTCAGACAAGCCCATGAGGCGCCCGGCCCATAGCGCGGCAAGTATGTTTCGACGGGCGATAACGTTGTCGCGAGTATCGACATCAATGCACCAGGCGGGGGCGCCGGAGGATGCAGAGGTGTCCTTGATGGCGGCAGATAGGACATCAATAGTCATCAATCGTCTCCGGCAGGGCGAGCGGAGGGACGTTTCCCGATGGGATCCGGGAGCGAAGCTGTCAGGCGGTGGCGAGCGGCTTCGTCTGTCGTGGCCGCACGGGTTTTCCAGAGCGAGAACAGGACGCCGGCTGCGATGATGGACAAGGTCACTCCGAGCGAGATCGCGGGATCGACCTTGCCGACGATCTGATTCCAGAAGATCTTGGCCCCGATGAAAACGAGCACGATGGCGAGCGCGTATTTCAGATACTCGAAGCGGTGCACCATCGCAGCGAGGGCAAAATAGAGGGCGCGGAGACCGAGGATCGCCATGATATTGGCCGTAAACACGATGTAGGTGTCGGTCGTGATGGCGAAGATTGCTGGCACCGAGTCGACCGCGAACACGAGATCCGCGATGTTGATCACGACGAGCGCCAGGAACAGAGGCGTCGCGAAGCGCGCGAGCTTCCCCGTCTCCGGATCGGGTTTGCGGACGAAGAAGTGCGAACCGTGCAACTCGGCCGAGACCCGCATGCGCCTGGACAGGAAGCGCACGATCGGATTCTTCGACACGTCCTGCTCGCTCTCTCCCATGACGAGCATCTTGATCCCCGTGGCGATCAGGAAGGCGCCGAAGATATAGAGCACCCATTCATACTGTTGTACGAGCGCTGCGCCGAGCCCGATCATAATGCCGCGCAAGACCAGCACCGCGAGGATGCCCCAGAGGAGCGCTCGGTACTGGTATTTGGCGGGAATGGCGAAGTAGCCGAAGATGAGCGAGATTACGAAGACATTGTCGATCGAAAGCGCCTTCTCGAGGGCATAACCCGTGAAATACTCCATGCCAGAGGTCGGGCCCATGGACCACCACACCCAGGCGCCGAACACCAGCGCGATCGCGATGTAGAACGCGGACAAGAACAAGCTTTCGCCGACACCGAGCTCTTTGTCCTGCTTGTGGAGTATTCCGAGGTCGAAGGCGAGCAGCGCGCCGACCACGCCGAGAAAGGCGAACCAAAGCCAAGCAGACTTTCCAAGGAAATCGCTGGTCAGGATATCGGTGAGCAGTTCCATGGGTAATCCTTACTTTTCGGGTGTTTGGGAGCACCCGTTGAATGGGTTACAGGCTCCTCATTGCGTCCATGTTCGACCGCTAGCGGGGCCCGGACCTTTCGGGAGTGCCTGAGACGGTGGCGAGCGGCCCCAATTGCGATTGCGCCAATGGGCTCGTGGTGGTGTCGTCCTGGTTCTCGCGTTGCGCAGCCGCGGACGCAGCATCAATGTGAGAGGAGCACTGGCAGCGGCGGGTTGGCGACGATGGTCTTTGTCGCGCCGCCCAGGATGAAGTTGTGCATCCGTGAGTGCCCGTAGGCTCCCATTACGAGCAGGTCGAGGTCGTGTGCGGTTGCATATTCCTCTAGAGCCTGTCCGATCGTGCGGCCGGCGGCGCCTTCTTCCTCCAGGACAACCTCGATGCCATGCCAGGCGAGATACTTCGCCAAATCCTCGCCCGAGTGCCTAGTGTCGATCGTCTTCTCCTGTGTGATCGTGACCACCCGTATGGTCTTGGCGCGCTGCAGGACCGGGAGGGCATCGGCCACCGCCCGCGCCGCGGCCCGGCTGAAATCCCAAGCCACACCGACCACGTCGAGGGGAAAGGAATTGCTGCTTTTCGGCACTTCCGGGAAGACGATCGTCGGTCGCCCGGAGCCGAATATCACAGACTCGGCGACGTATTGCTGAAGAGCCTGCTCGCCGATCGGGATCATCGTGACATCGTGCATCCTGGCGTGTTCAGTCACGATGGCCGCGAGCTGCGAGCTCGGGCACGACCCGACGATCTGGTCGTGTGCAACGCCACGCTGCGTCGCCATGCCTTCGAACACACTGACCAGATTTTGGGCATTCGCCACACTCTTCTGCCGCTCGGCCGCAATCATGCCCGGGATGTTCAGCAGTGCGTTCGCCAGTGCGTTGCCGGCGTTCGGAATCTCTATTTTGAAAGTCAGCGCCGAGATGTGCGCGCCCAGCGCCTCAGCGAAGCCGACCGCTTGGTCGATCGCCGCAGCCGGGGTCGGTTCGGGATAGCTGCTCAACTGGAGCAGGACATCCTTGAAAGCCATTCTCTTATCTCCTCAATTGATCGGCTGCTTCACATTGACCGCGTCACGCGGCTCTGAGTTAGGAACAAGCTCGGCGGTGGTTGTGCATGAGCTGCGGAGACCGACCATGATGAGGGATGCAATATCGAGGTCGCCGGTTTAGATACTGCGGCGTCGATAGGGTCGCGGAAGGAGAGACGCCGCCTGCTCGACGCAAGCGGCTGCTCCCTTCAGTCGAACAGCTCCGACAGAAACGACTTCTTCCGCTTGCCATGGCGATAGCGGCCGTCGTCGTCGTCATATCCACTCGGCCTGTAGCCTCGGCCCGGGGGGCCGGTTCACGGCGGGCCGGCGCCGCATCTTCGATGCTGCGTTCGATGACCTTGTCCAGCTCTCCACGGTCCAGCCACACGCCGCGGCAAGTGGGGCAAAAGTCGATCTCGACGCCTTGGCGATCGGATAAAGTCAGCCCGGTCTTGCAGATCGGACAGGGCATCGCGGCGACTGTTTCTGCGGTTCGCATGGCTCATGCCGCCCCAGTTTGGTGGACGAACGCGAGCCGGTACATGCGATCCTTGATTGCGAGCCTGAGCTTCTTCAGCCGCAACAGCCGCAACGCGTTCGGGAAGCGCCGCTTGTGCTCCCGACGCACCTCGGCGTCCAGCTTGCTGTGGACAAGGAGCAGTCGGTAATTGAGTGCGTTCATGGCTTTTTCTCCTAATCGATGGTTCGATCGATCGGGCCAGCCACGATGCAGCAACGGGGGCGTGAACTGCATCGAGCTGGCTCGATGCGGTCCGACATCGCAGCTGTCAGGGGGAACAGCCACCAGAGGGGCCCGGTCCGCGACAACCAATCTAGTCTTAGCCGCGATTGGCGGCCAATCCGATTTCTCGCGCGGAGCAATAGCCCCAGGCTATCGTTACCTCCGCAGCGGCAAGCAGTCACCCGATCAGAGGGCGAGCCTCTGTCTGAATCCGGTCGGCAATCGTCCGATAGACATCCCCGTAAGCAGCCCCGGATCGGGGTCAACTCCGCCCCCGAGGTTCTTCGTTCGATCAGCGCGACTCCGAGCCGATCCTCCAGCGCACGCAGCTGCTGGCTGAGCGTCGATTGCGAGACGTGGCAGGCATAGGCTGCGCGCCCGAAGTGCCTGAGGTTGGCAAGCGCGACGAGATACTCAAGTTGACGAAGCATCGGCACAGGTCATCCAGAGTCGCTGCTTCACCCTTGTAGGAGCGCGCAGTGAAACCCAGGCGGGCGGCCGCCAGCACCGCCGGGCACGCCGTCGTGAGTGCTTGCGGTTCAGCGGTCATGAGCGGGTTGATGTCGGCCGCATCCAGCACTTCGTGCCGGCTGACCCGCCGCACCCGGTGCCGGCTCGCCAGGCACCACAGCCAAGCCGGGGCCCACGCGAAACCGACGATTAACAGATCGAAAACGAGGAAGCCGGCCATGGACACAAGCCTGTATCGTCAAGGTCGTGATGTGAGACCCCGCTTCTGCGGCCGTCACGACGACGGCTCGGTTAGGAAGGGTCGCGCCGCCTCGACGGCCGCCGCGCAGCCGGGCGCGGCCTCGACGAGCACCTGGTCGGGGCGCACCCAGCCCGCCCAGAGCCGGACGGCGTTCGAAGCCGCCCATGCCGGATCGTTCGTGGCACGCTCCAGGAGCGTGGGCGCGCCGCTCCGAGCGCATGCGGTCAACTCGGCGACCACGGCCTGTGGCGCCTGGGCGGCCGCAAGCCTCTCGGCCATCTCTGCTTGGAGCGGCTCGATCAGGAAGAACGAGACCAGGGCGGCGATGAAGTCCTGCATAGGAACTCTCCTTTGTTCGCAAGGGTCAGGGAACAGTTAGTGCGGTGTCGGCCGGGGCGGCTCCCCGCGTCTTCAGCAGGCTCCAGAACACGCCTAAATCCGGCCGGGGGGCACCTGTCGCTCACGGCTGCCTGGACCCGACCTCCGCGATCGCCCTGCCACGTGTCTTCCAGAGCGAGTAGCCGACGCCGACTGCGAGAATCGCGAAGGTGATCGACAGCGATGCGGCCGGCGGGACCTTGGCGAGGCCAAGCGCATCGGCGACGAAGATCTTCGAGCCGATGAACACCAGCAGCACCGCGAGCGCATATTTGAGATAGTGGAAGCGGTCGACCATCGCCGCGAGCGCGAAGTAGAGCGCGCGCAGGCCGAGGATCGCGAAGATGTTCGAGGTGTAGACGATGAACGGGTCGGTGGTGATGGCGAAGATCGCCGGAACCGAATCAACCGCGAACACGAGGTCGACAACCTCGACCATGATGAGGGCCAGGAACAGCGGCGTCATATACCAGGCGAGTTTGCCGGTCTTAGCATCCGCCTGCTTGACGAAGAAGCGCTCGCCGTGGAGGTCGTCGGTCACCCGGAACCGCCGCTTGACCCAGCGGAGCACCGGCGACGCGCCTACGTCATACGCCTTGTCGGCGAGCGCCCACATCTTCACGCCGGTAAAGATCAGGAAAGCCGCGAAGACGTACAGCACCCAGCTGAACTGCTCGACCAGCGTCGCGCCGAGCCCGATCATGATGGCGCGCAGGATGATGACGCCGAGGATGCCGTAGAACAGGACCCGGTGCTGGTAGAGGCGCGGCACCGCGAAATAGGCGAAGATCATCGCGATGACGAACACATTGTCCATCGCGAGGCTCTTCTCGATGACGAAGCCGGTGACATACTGCATGCCGGCGGTCGCGCCCATGTACCACCAGACCCAGCCGCCGAAGCCGAGCCCGAGCACGATGTAGACGGCCGAGAGCGTCAGGCTTTCGGTGACGCCGATCTCGCGCTGCTTCTTGTGCAGCACGCCGAGGTCGAGCGTGAGCAGCGTCACAACGATCGCGAGAAAAGCAGCCCACATCCACAGCGGCTTGTCGAGCCAGATGTATCCTAGGAATTCCATGTGTCCGATCCGATCTAATCGCTCATCACCGAGCGGTTTGGTCTTGATCCGACATCACGGCCGATCGCTCAGCCATCAAAGGGTTCCGGATCGCTTGGCACGAGAAGGCCACCACCGACCTAGGTCGGTGGTGGTGATCGTTAGTCAAACATCTCCGACAGGAATGACTTCTTCCGCTTGCCGTGACGGTAGCGGTGATCGTCATCGTCGTCGCGATAACCGCCTGGCCGGTAGTCCGACCTTGGCTCGGCTTCGCGCCGGGCCGGCACCGCATCTTCAACGCTGCGTTCAATGATCTTGTCTAGTTCGCCGCGGTCGAGCCAGACGCCCCGACACGTCTGGCAATAGTCGATTTCGACGCCCTGGCGGTTGGACAAGGTCAGGCCGGTCTTGCAGATCGGACAAGGCATAGCGGCGACGGCTTCTGCGCTTCGCATGGCTCAATCCCTTCCACGCTTGGGGAAGCGGGCCAGCATATGCAGTCGATCTTTGACCGCCAGCCTCAGCTTCTTCAGCCGCAGCAGCCGGATACCATCGGGAAATCGCCGCTTTAGCTCTTGGCGAATTTGGTCGTCCAGTCTGTGATGAACGACGGTCAATTTATACACTAGGGCACTCATAGCCTCTCTCCAGATCGATGGTTTCACCGATCGGGTTAGCCATGACGCAGCGACATATGGGCATACGCACTGCATCGAGCTAGCCCGAAGCGGTCCGACATCGCGACTGTCAGGGGGAACAGCCGCCAGAGGGGCCCGGTCCGCGAGAACCAATCTAGGCTTACCCGCGATTGGCGGCCAATCCGACTTCTCGCATGGAGCAATAGCAGCAGGCTATCGCCACTCAATGCGGTGGGCAGGCATTTCACCCGATCAAAGCGCGGGCTTCAGCCTGAATCCGGTCAGCAATCGTCCGATACGCGTCCCGGTAAGCAGCGCCGGATCGCCACGCCGCGGCGATGCTGCGTGTGAATTTCCATCCCTGAGGCTTAAGCACTTCGATGCCCGTACGGCCTCCGACATCCGAGCCGATGTAAAGCTCTGGGAGGACCGCAAGCCCCACCCCTGAGCTGGCCATCTGATGAACGCTATCGAGGCTTGTGCCCTCATAGTCACGCAGCAGTTCCATGCCGAGTTCCGCGCAGATTTCGGCCACTTGGCGATGCAGATGGTGGGACCTACCGAGGCTGAGAACCTGCGCGCCTTTCAGATCCTCGACGCAAAGTTTGGGGCGCACGGCGAGCGGATGGTCGGGAGGTGCGACGAGAAACAATCGCTCGCGAAACAAGGGCTGGACTTCAAGGTCGCCACCCTCGATCGGCAGCGGTCCGAGCAGCATGTCAAGCGCGCCTCGCGAAAGCGCGAGCGCCTGCTCTTCCGGAATGCCCTCCCTGATATGAAGCCTGAGATCAGGCTGCTCGCGGTGGAGCGCAGCGACGATCGGGGGCATCAAATAGGGCCCCAAGGTGGGCGTCACTCCGAAGCGGAGTGTCCCCACGAGATGCTCGCCGGCCCGCCGCGCTAGGTCGCGAATATCCTGCACCTCGATCACCAAACGTCGGGCCCGTGCAGTTATCTCGCGTCCGATCGGGGTCAACTCCGCCCCCGAGGTTCTTCGTTCGATCAGGGCGACTCCGAGCCGATCCTCCAGCGCGCGCAGCTGCTGGCTGAGCGTCGGTTGCGAGACGTGGCATACATCCGCCGCGCGGCCGAAATTCTGAAGGTCAGCCACGGCAACGAGATATTCCAGCTGGCGCAACGTTGGCATGGGAAGACTCCATAGCGATAGCCAATACCTATCACGTTCAGGGTATCCTTTCGAATGGACTCAATCTCGAGCCTGAGGCAACGTCGCTCAATCAGCATGAGGCCCACCACACTGGTTGCGGGTGAAGGCAGATTGAAAGCAGTCCGAAGCCACCTGATATTCCTCGCTGACGGGCAGGTGACTCTTCGGAAAATGGAGAATGAAAGTGGCAAACGGATTTGATCCACGGATAATAGCAGTGCCGGAATCGACCCGGATCGGCCGTGAAGACACGACGATCGATGTGGGCCTACGGTCCTACATGCTGTCCGTGTACAATTACATGGCCTCCGGGGTGCTGCTGACGGGCATCGTGGCGCTGTTGTTCGCCAACAGCGGCTACGCGGCTGCCGTGCTCGGCGGGCCGGGGATCCTCAAATATGCCATCATGTTTGCGCCACTGGCGTTCGTTCTGGTGCTCAGCTTCGGCATCACTCGTCTTTCGACCGGGACGGCCCAATTGCTGTTCTGGGCGTTCGCGACGGTGATGGGTCTGTCGATGGCGTCGATCTTTCTGGTGTTTACGGGAACCTCGATCGCGACCACCTTCTTCGCGACCGCGGCGGCGTTCGGGGG
Coding sequences within:
- a CDS encoding TerC family protein; the protein is MEFLGYIWLDKPLWMWAAFLAIVVTLLTLDLGVLHKKQREIGVTESLTLSAVYIVLGLGFGGWVWWYMGATAGMQYVTGFVIEKSLAMDNVFVIAMIFAYFAVPRLYQHRVLFYGILGVIILRAIMIGLGATLVEQFSWVLYVFAAFLIFTGVKMWALADKAYDVGASPVLRWVKRRFRVTDDLHGERFFVKQADAKTGKLAWYMTPLFLALIMVEVVDLVFAVDSVPAIFAITTDPFIVYTSNIFAILGLRALYFALAAMVDRFHYLKYALAVLLVFIGSKIFVADALGLAKVPPAASLSITFAILAVGVGYSLWKTRGRAIAEVGSRQP
- a CDS encoding zf-TFIIB domain-containing protein; amino-acid sequence: MRSAEAVAAMPCPICKTGLTLSNRQGVEIDYCQTCRGVWLDRGELDKIIERSVEDAVPARREAEPRSDYRPGGYRDDDDDHRYRHGKRKKSFLSEMFD
- a CDS encoding DUF465 domain-containing protein, giving the protein MSALVYKLTVVHHRLDDQIRQELKRRFPDGIRLLRLKKLRLAVKDRLHMLARFPKRGRD
- a CDS encoding hydrogen peroxide-inducible genes activator translates to MPTLRQLEYLVAVADLQNFGRAADVCHVSQPTLSQQLRALEDRLGVALIERRTSGAELTPIGREITARARRLVIEVQDIRDLARRAGEHLVGTLRFGVTPTLGPYLMPPIVAALHREQPDLRLHIREGIPEEQALALSRGALDMLLGPLPIEGGDLEVQPLFRERLFLVAPPDHPLAVRPKLCVEDLKGAQVLSLGRSHHLHRQVAEICAELGMELLRDYEGTSLDSVHQMASSGVGLAVLPELYIGSDVGGRTGIEVLKPQGWKFTRSIAAAWRSGAAYRDAYRTIADRIQAEARALIG
- a CDS encoding Bax inhibitor-1/YccA family protein, with the protein product MKVANGFDPRIIAVPESTRIGREDTTIDVGLRSYMLSVYNYMASGVLLTGIVALLFANSGYAAAVLGGPGILKYAIMFAPLAFVLVLSFGITRLSTGTAQLLFWAFATVMGLSMASIFLVFTGTSIATTFFATAAAFGGLSLYGYTTKRDLSALGTFLIMGVVGLLVAMIINLFLQSGTMSLVISFIGVLLFAGLTAYDTQRIKSLYAQVAGTDMMGKTVIMGALSLYLDFVNMFTFLLQFMGQRR